The following proteins come from a genomic window of Pyxidicoccus sp. MSG2:
- a CDS encoding methyl-accepting chemotaxis protein: MTRRAAPWKFLQQQSLRVKFVALEAALLAAIALFLLAFFPSRLDSLARASVEQRAVGIATVLSAAVAPALDFDDVARAEELVSGLAGTPGAVYALVLREDGSRMASWKPEAAPEPASLPRASDNQPQVSSSERDLHVAMAVSSRTGARGQLVLGFSLQELHAQRRSNLLVVGLVSGLVFLVGLGLTFLVGTRVVRPVERLRAVAQHISQGDLVTAEQALGGADAVERQASAYVSSLKQRSTSDELEQLAGSFAVMLTQLRRATRTLQESAHRLSDHTAALKVVSQEQEGMVRDQARAIQGTQASAQELRLTADLATQRAEAVLGVAARAESIGTSGESSIEKSLQGLSHIRKQVEQIAERIASLDTHAQRIGNITSTVKDLADQSNMLALNASIEAARAGVHGKGFGVVAREVRSLADQSIQRTVEVRKLLGGIIESIRAAVSITESGSAQVAQGLESVQSSGENFQELTRIVKANREAVEQIASAVSQQNTGITHIFSAIDDLGRQMAQTVARLESMANAITVVQDVSKAVLDVANHYRI, from the coding sequence ATGACTAGGCGCGCGGCACCGTGGAAGTTCCTCCAGCAGCAGTCACTCCGCGTCAAATTCGTCGCACTGGAGGCGGCGCTTCTGGCTGCGATTGCGTTGTTTCTCCTGGCGTTCTTCCCGTCGCGGCTCGACTCGCTCGCGCGGGCCTCCGTGGAGCAGCGGGCCGTGGGCATCGCCACGGTGCTGTCTGCCGCCGTGGCCCCCGCGCTCGACTTCGACGACGTGGCGCGCGCGGAGGAGCTGGTGAGCGGTCTGGCGGGCACGCCGGGAGCGGTGTACGCGCTCGTCCTCCGCGAGGATGGCAGCCGGATGGCGTCGTGGAAGCCCGAGGCTGCGCCCGAGCCGGCCTCCCTGCCCCGGGCGTCCGACAACCAGCCCCAGGTCTCCTCCTCCGAGCGTGACCTCCACGTGGCCATGGCCGTGAGCAGCCGCACCGGCGCCCGCGGACAACTGGTGCTCGGCTTCAGCCTCCAGGAGCTCCACGCCCAGCGTCGCAGCAACCTGCTCGTCGTGGGACTCGTCTCCGGGCTGGTGTTCCTCGTGGGGCTCGGGTTGACCTTCCTGGTGGGCACCCGGGTGGTGCGCCCGGTGGAGCGGCTCCGCGCGGTGGCCCAGCATATCTCCCAGGGGGACCTCGTCACCGCCGAGCAGGCGCTCGGCGGCGCCGACGCGGTCGAGCGTCAGGCGAGCGCCTACGTCTCCTCTCTCAAGCAGCGCTCCACCTCCGACGAGCTCGAGCAGCTCGCCGGCTCGTTCGCGGTGATGCTCACCCAGCTCCGCCGCGCCACACGGACCCTCCAGGAGTCCGCGCACCGGCTCTCCGATCACACCGCCGCGCTGAAGGTGGTGTCGCAGGAGCAGGAGGGCATGGTGCGAGACCAGGCACGCGCCATCCAGGGCACGCAGGCTTCGGCGCAGGAGCTGCGCCTGACCGCGGACCTGGCGACGCAACGCGCCGAGGCGGTGCTCGGGGTCGCCGCTCGGGCGGAGTCCATCGGGACGTCCGGGGAGAGCAGCATCGAAAAGAGCCTCCAGGGGTTGAGCCACATTCGCAAGCAGGTGGAGCAGATTGCCGAGCGCATCGCGAGCCTGGACACGCACGCGCAGCGAATTGGCAACATCACCTCCACGGTGAAGGACCTGGCGGACCAGTCGAACATGCTCGCGCTCAACGCTTCGATTGAAGCCGCGCGAGCCGGTGTGCACGGCAAGGGCTTCGGGGTGGTCGCGCGGGAGGTGCGCAGCCTCGCGGACCAGTCCATCCAGCGCACCGTGGAGGTCCGCAAGCTCCTCGGTGGCATCATCGAGTCCATCCGCGCCGCGGTCTCCATCACCGAGAGCGGTTCGGCCCAGGTGGCGCAGGGGCTCGAGAGCGTCCAGTCCTCGGGCGAGAACTTCCAGGAGCTGACGCGCATCGTGAAGGCCAACCGCGAGGCGGTCGAGCAGATCGCCAGCGCGGTCTCCCAGCAGAACACCGGCATCACCCACATCTTCTCGGCCATTGACGACCTCGGACGTCAGATGGCCCAGACCGTTGCCCGACTCGAATCCATGGCGAATGCCATCACGGTCGTCCAGGACGTCTCGAAGGCCGTGCTCGACGTCGCCAATCACTACCGCATCTGA
- a CDS encoding YfiR family protein: MRHLASGWVLLPLGLLLASGRAGADPLVDRQAVITLRALAYDNNLGKRAGGSLAVAVLFKEGHSGSVDSSRKWTEALTRLGALKVQGMPLQVVRLAYTDAASLKGAVATQGLDALFVCEGLEAEVDALKAISRSAKVLTITGSAALVERGLSLGIVLSGDKNTILINPQASAEEGVSFGSDLLRLAKMVK; the protein is encoded by the coding sequence TTGCGCCATCTTGCTTCCGGCTGGGTCCTGCTACCCCTGGGGCTCCTCCTGGCGAGCGGCCGCGCCGGAGCGGACCCCCTCGTGGACCGGCAGGCCGTCATCACCCTCCGGGCCCTTGCCTACGACAACAACCTCGGCAAACGCGCGGGTGGCTCGCTGGCCGTGGCGGTGCTCTTCAAGGAGGGACACTCCGGCTCTGTCGACAGCTCCAGGAAATGGACGGAGGCCCTGACCCGGCTGGGGGCGCTCAAGGTCCAGGGAATGCCCCTCCAGGTCGTGAGGCTGGCCTACACCGATGCGGCGTCCCTCAAGGGCGCCGTCGCGACACAAGGGCTCGACGCGCTCTTCGTGTGCGAAGGGCTCGAGGCCGAGGTCGACGCGCTCAAGGCCATCAGCCGCTCGGCGAAGGTGCTCACCATCACGGGTTCCGCTGCCCTGGTCGAGCGGGGGCTCTCGCTGGGGATTGTCCTCTCCGGGGACAAGAACACCATCCTCATCAATCCGCAGGCCAGCGCGGAGGAGGGGGTCTCCTTCGGCAGTGACCTGCTCCGCCTGGCGAAGATGGTGAAGTAG
- a CDS encoding putative quinol monooxygenase — MTLLVQCEFRVQRPDNESEFIRLARALASAAADEPGTLRYQWFVTQRPGHYSIVEEYVDADAAETHNGNVEALLVELFSVAELVSVSFYGELNKYLRDWSSGRDGVSIHVPL; from the coding sequence ATGACTCTTCTGGTGCAGTGTGAGTTTCGGGTGCAGCGGCCTGACAATGAGTCGGAGTTCATTCGGCTCGCCCGGGCGTTGGCTTCCGCCGCCGCGGACGAGCCGGGGACGTTGCGTTATCAGTGGTTTGTCACCCAGCGGCCGGGTCACTACTCGATAGTCGAGGAGTACGTCGACGCTGACGCGGCCGAAACGCACAACGGAAATGTGGAAGCGCTGCTCGTCGAGCTTTTTTCCGTGGCCGAACTGGTGTCGGTGTCGTTCTACGGCGAGCTCAACAAGTACTTGCGCGACTGGAGCTCCGGTCGGGACGGAGTCTCGATCCAT
- a CDS encoding AAA family ATPase, which translates to MTGLNRTHVAPPGTPDRAGRVYFVCESFPVGGVRLTVPGVCINGQHPSVGEPVTSLPHRGFRSRADVCPPLPHPTGEARGATAAGVFAEGGPRADDYPVMEEGALQVARPLHLGAGYVVIRADRDGHPVIVKSVRPEQDAPRAEALLRHEYALLTALDVPGVVKPLALETSDGRPALVLEDAGPSSLQDTLRGRRLEVDAFLDLAVQMAAIVAAVHGHNVIHRDLCPANFVLGEGTHLTLVDFELATTLTGLSQGAGVSGELEATLPYLAPEQTGRMKRLVDHRADLYSLGATFYEMLVGAAPFPSEDPLEIVHAHLARIPVAPAEANPRVPGVLSDMVLKLLAKMPEWRYQTAEALHADLVEVQQQWRASGRVEPFELARLDKRELALGARLYGRERELAELTGAYARCVAGARELLVVEGRAGIGKSALVREIRSLAEARGRFLSGKYDQLRGDVPLAPFVKAFRGLALELLGESEPVATAWRQRIQEAVSPNGRVLTELVPELEQFLGGQPPLPPLGPAETESRTHLVFSSFMRALTASEHPLLLFLDDMQWVDSGSLKLLRVLVSDSDIRHLLVLVAWRSEEVGPAHPAAQAIQAIREAGITVHALEVGPLQAGAVTALLCDVLHSSPDRVRPLGALLVEKTAGNPFFLQRFLRFLQTAGLLVFDIGAGVWTWDLPRIAEAPVPENVVDLLVASIRRLPDATQEALTVAACLGSQFDVGLLARVRAQRPEDAARPLWLAIREGLLAPVGLAARREQPAHAATGPSASYRFAHDRVQQAAYSLLSDDRRKALHLEIGRSLLEGLSERSERLFEAVDQLNRGASLLREDTERLRLAELNERAARKAKASSAYEAALAYLRHALCLLPVDAWHSQHELSFRLHRDAAELAFRVATPEDAEALVEAALLHAQSRLEKVALHVVRVVAYSLRADFSRALHWGNEGLRLFGMELPERDFDEAIRAAFAAVEERLGGRTPDALLDAPWVHGAEPAALQQLLADMISAAILSDPKLYTVLVLWAVRCSLEQGHSVISAQMYAEYGQILARARGEYAKAHAFGRMGVELSRRFGNRALETRTLFVFAVSMNSWRAPLRSSVPLLRTAMAKGLESGEFQFTSYCHLFLTWTLLAQGTGLDRILSVVDEGMAYSRRTGIRLVSEHLLGSRQAIRCLKGWTSRPRCFDDAEFDEAEFLASVELNPTVRCIYATLRLQASYLLGDASHALQMSEAAAKWIELVRSWVHEFEHCFYTALTLAALAGGASPDEKAAALARMAPLEQRLHTWAENCPENFRHKHHLVAAERARLEGKPLEAEDLYHQAMEGAHREGFLQDEALANELCGRFYLARAQPYVASRYLAEALDAYTRWGATAKVHLLEEEHAQLVVPGVPRWRTPVTPGGREVGLDVLTLLKAAETLSGEVVLGRLLEKLMRICLESAGAERGLLVLEEEGAPVVRAVVSATGEVSRVQVPLRAQPRLPVSVVEAVWRTGRAVVLGNAAQEGAFVSDSDVAERALKSVLAVPIHRQARRVGVIYLENNLATDAFTSERVRVFELLSSHIAVSLENSLLFEERRRAEATVRFLAEASAILAESLGFEATLAKVARLAVPFFADWCVIDVVENGVVTRVAGFHADAAREGVLRELAARYPPGWDSPQPAGQALRTGEPILLPELPDTLLETTVRDARHAELIRALGTHTAIAVPLAAHGRTLGAMTFGSAKAGRRYGQADVTLAQELARRAALALDNARLYRESQEAVRQRDDFLTVATHELYTPMTALKLSVQGLGRAAGVASPEVVARTSRSAERHMQRLTGLIGELLDDSAIQAGNLRLQSEEVDLAAVARKVAGRFSEQLARAGCPLSLEAEAPVVGRWDRKRLEQVVVHLLANALKFGAGKPIEVVVEAREGIARLVVKDSGIGIAPDRLPHVFERFERAVSVKHYGGLGLGLYIVREVVSALGGTVRAESTQNVGSTFTVELPRPGPH; encoded by the coding sequence ATGACCGGTCTCAACCGGACGCACGTGGCTCCTCCTGGAACCCCTGACCGCGCTGGGCGCGTGTACTTCGTGTGTGAGTCATTTCCAGTGGGTGGGGTGCGTTTGACCGTGCCGGGGGTGTGTATCAACGGCCAGCACCCATCGGTCGGTGAGCCTGTCACCTCGCTGCCGCACCGCGGTTTTCGGAGCAGAGCAGACGTCTGCCCCCCTCTACCGCATCCGACCGGCGAGGCCCGCGGGGCCACGGCTGCAGGCGTCTTTGCGGAGGGGGGGCCCCGTGCCGACGATTACCCTGTGATGGAAGAGGGCGCACTTCAAGTGGCCCGGCCACTGCACTTGGGCGCCGGCTACGTCGTCATACGGGCGGACAGGGATGGGCACCCTGTCATCGTGAAATCTGTCCGGCCGGAGCAGGACGCCCCGAGGGCCGAGGCACTCTTGCGCCATGAGTATGCACTGCTCACCGCGCTGGACGTGCCCGGAGTCGTCAAGCCGCTGGCCTTGGAGACAAGCGACGGAAGGCCGGCGCTCGTCCTGGAGGACGCCGGGCCCTCCAGTCTCCAGGACACGCTTCGTGGACGGCGCCTCGAGGTGGACGCCTTTCTCGACCTGGCGGTGCAGATGGCCGCCATCGTCGCAGCCGTCCATGGACACAACGTCATTCACCGGGACCTCTGCCCGGCGAACTTCGTCCTCGGCGAGGGGACGCACCTCACCCTCGTCGACTTCGAGCTGGCCACCACGCTCACCGGCCTCTCCCAGGGGGCGGGTGTGTCCGGAGAGCTCGAGGCAACGCTTCCCTATCTGGCACCCGAGCAAACAGGGCGGATGAAGCGTCTGGTGGACCACCGCGCGGACCTCTACTCCCTGGGCGCCACCTTCTACGAGATGCTGGTGGGAGCCGCTCCCTTCCCTTCGGAGGACCCGCTGGAAATCGTCCATGCCCACCTGGCCCGGATTCCAGTTGCGCCCGCCGAGGCGAATCCCCGAGTCCCCGGGGTGCTCTCCGACATGGTCCTCAAGCTGTTGGCCAAGATGCCCGAGTGGCGCTACCAGACGGCCGAGGCGCTCCATGCGGACCTCGTGGAGGTGCAGCAGCAATGGCGGGCTTCGGGCAGGGTGGAGCCATTCGAGCTCGCCCGCCTCGACAAGCGCGAGCTTGCTCTCGGGGCCAGGCTGTACGGCCGGGAGCGAGAGCTCGCCGAGCTGACAGGCGCATACGCGCGCTGCGTGGCGGGCGCCAGGGAACTCCTCGTTGTCGAGGGGAGGGCGGGCATTGGCAAGTCGGCGCTCGTGCGGGAAATACGCTCCCTGGCCGAAGCCAGGGGACGCTTCCTCTCCGGGAAGTATGACCAGCTGCGGGGGGACGTTCCCCTGGCCCCGTTCGTCAAGGCGTTCCGGGGGCTCGCGCTCGAGCTCCTCGGCGAGTCGGAGCCGGTTGCCACGGCGTGGCGGCAGCGAATCCAGGAGGCCGTCTCCCCGAATGGCCGTGTCCTCACCGAGCTCGTCCCCGAGCTCGAGCAGTTCCTCGGTGGTCAGCCACCCCTCCCACCGCTCGGCCCCGCTGAAACCGAAAGCCGCACCCACCTCGTCTTCTCGTCCTTCATGCGGGCGCTGACCGCGTCCGAGCACCCACTCCTGCTCTTCCTCGATGACATGCAGTGGGTGGATTCGGGCTCGCTCAAGCTGCTGCGCGTGCTCGTGTCGGATTCCGACATCCGCCATCTTCTCGTCCTCGTGGCCTGGCGCAGTGAGGAGGTGGGCCCGGCGCATCCGGCAGCGCAGGCCATCCAGGCCATCCGGGAAGCAGGCATCACGGTCCATGCGCTGGAGGTCGGCCCGCTCCAGGCCGGCGCGGTGACGGCGCTGCTCTGTGATGTGCTCCACTCCTCACCGGATCGCGTCCGCCCCCTCGGCGCCCTCCTCGTCGAGAAGACCGCCGGAAACCCCTTCTTCCTCCAACGCTTCCTCCGGTTCCTCCAGACAGCAGGACTCCTGGTCTTCGACATTGGAGCCGGCGTGTGGACCTGGGACCTTCCCCGGATTGCAGAGGCCCCGGTCCCCGAGAATGTGGTGGACCTCCTGGTGGCCTCCATCCGGCGCCTCCCGGACGCAACCCAGGAGGCGCTGACGGTGGCCGCCTGCCTTGGAAGTCAGTTCGACGTCGGGCTGCTGGCCAGGGTGCGGGCGCAACGCCCCGAAGATGCCGCCCGGCCGCTCTGGCTGGCCATCCGCGAAGGCCTGCTGGCTCCGGTGGGCCTGGCGGCCCGCCGGGAGCAGCCAGCCCATGCAGCCACGGGCCCTTCGGCCTCGTACCGCTTCGCGCACGACCGCGTCCAGCAGGCGGCCTACTCTCTTCTCTCCGACGACAGAAGGAAGGCCCTGCACCTCGAGATAGGGCGAAGCCTGCTGGAGGGCCTCTCCGAGCGCTCCGAGCGTCTCTTCGAGGCGGTCGACCAGCTGAACCGGGGCGCCAGCCTCCTGCGCGAGGACACGGAGCGGTTGCGGCTGGCCGAGCTCAACGAGAGGGCCGCGCGCAAGGCCAAGGCCTCCTCGGCTTATGAGGCCGCGCTCGCATACTTGCGGCACGCGCTCTGCCTCCTCCCCGTGGATGCCTGGCACTCCCAGCATGAGCTCTCGTTCCGCCTGCACCGGGACGCGGCGGAGCTGGCCTTTCGCGTCGCGACCCCCGAGGACGCCGAGGCGCTCGTCGAGGCCGCGCTCCTGCATGCGCAGTCACGCCTCGAGAAGGTGGCTCTCCATGTCGTCCGCGTGGTTGCCTACAGCCTGCGCGCGGACTTCTCGCGGGCGCTCCACTGGGGGAATGAGGGCCTGCGTCTCTTCGGCATGGAGCTCCCCGAACGGGACTTCGATGAAGCCATCCGAGCGGCGTTCGCGGCCGTCGAGGAGCGCCTCGGGGGGCGCACGCCGGATGCGCTGCTCGACGCCCCGTGGGTGCACGGCGCGGAACCTGCGGCCTTGCAGCAGCTCCTCGCGGACATGATTTCCGCCGCGATTCTCTCCGACCCGAAGCTCTACACCGTCCTCGTGCTCTGGGCGGTCCGCTGCTCGCTGGAGCAGGGGCACTCGGTCATCTCCGCGCAGATGTATGCCGAATACGGCCAGATCCTCGCCAGGGCTCGAGGCGAGTATGCGAAGGCCCATGCCTTTGGCCGAATGGGTGTCGAGCTGAGCCGGAGGTTCGGGAACCGCGCGCTGGAGACCCGGACGCTCTTCGTGTTCGCCGTCTCCATGAACTCCTGGCGGGCACCGCTCCGCTCCAGCGTGCCACTCCTGCGTACGGCGATGGCGAAGGGGCTCGAGTCGGGGGAGTTTCAGTTCACGTCATACTGCCATCTGTTCTTGACCTGGACGCTCCTGGCGCAAGGGACGGGGCTGGACCGCATCCTCTCGGTGGTGGACGAGGGCATGGCGTACAGCCGCAGAACCGGCATCCGATTGGTGAGCGAACACCTGCTCGGCTCCCGCCAGGCGATTCGCTGCCTCAAGGGTTGGACCTCGAGGCCTCGCTGCTTCGACGATGCCGAGTTCGACGAAGCGGAATTTCTCGCCTCGGTCGAGCTGAATCCGACGGTCCGCTGCATCTATGCGACCTTGCGCCTTCAGGCTTCGTATCTCCTCGGTGACGCTTCCCATGCCCTCCAGATGTCAGAGGCCGCGGCGAAGTGGATTGAGCTCGTACGGAGCTGGGTGCATGAATTCGAGCACTGCTTCTACACCGCCCTGACGCTGGCGGCGCTGGCGGGCGGAGCTTCCCCGGACGAGAAGGCCGCCGCGTTGGCCCGGATGGCGCCGCTGGAGCAGAGGCTCCACACCTGGGCCGAAAATTGCCCGGAGAACTTCCGCCACAAGCACCACCTCGTCGCGGCGGAGCGGGCGCGGCTGGAAGGCAAGCCTCTGGAGGCCGAAGACCTCTACCACCAGGCCATGGAGGGTGCGCACCGGGAGGGCTTCCTTCAGGACGAGGCCCTCGCCAACGAGCTGTGTGGCCGCTTCTACCTGGCCCGAGCTCAGCCGTACGTCGCCAGCCGCTACCTCGCGGAAGCCCTCGACGCCTACACCCGGTGGGGGGCGACGGCCAAGGTCCACCTGCTCGAGGAGGAGCACGCCCAGCTCGTGGTTCCAGGCGTGCCTCGCTGGAGGACTCCGGTCACACCGGGAGGCAGGGAGGTGGGCCTCGACGTGCTCACCCTGCTGAAGGCCGCCGAGACGCTCTCCGGCGAGGTGGTCCTCGGGCGCCTCCTCGAGAAGCTCATGAGGATATGTCTCGAGTCGGCTGGCGCGGAGCGGGGCCTCCTCGTCCTCGAGGAAGAGGGCGCGCCCGTGGTGCGGGCGGTGGTGTCCGCCACCGGAGAGGTTTCCCGGGTCCAGGTACCGCTGAGGGCGCAGCCACGGCTTCCGGTTTCCGTCGTCGAAGCCGTCTGGCGCACGGGCAGGGCCGTCGTCCTGGGCAACGCTGCTCAGGAGGGGGCATTCGTCTCGGACTCCGACGTGGCCGAGCGGGCCCTCAAGTCCGTCCTGGCCGTGCCCATCCACCGGCAGGCGCGGCGCGTGGGCGTCATCTACCTCGAGAACAATCTGGCCACCGACGCCTTCACGTCAGAGCGGGTGCGTGTCTTCGAGCTGCTCTCGTCGCACATCGCCGTCTCCCTGGAGAACAGTCTTCTCTTCGAGGAGAGGAGGCGCGCCGAGGCGACGGTGCGCTTCCTCGCCGAAGCGAGCGCCATCCTGGCCGAGTCGCTGGGCTTCGAAGCGACCCTGGCCAAGGTGGCGCGCCTGGCTGTCCCTTTCTTCGCCGACTGGTGCGTCATCGACGTGGTGGAGAATGGCGTTGTCACGCGGGTGGCGGGCTTCCACGCGGATGCGGCGAGGGAGGGAGTCCTGCGCGAGCTCGCCGCGCGCTATCCCCCTGGCTGGGACTCGCCGCAGCCGGCAGGACAGGCGTTGAGGACGGGAGAGCCAATTCTCCTGCCGGAGCTCCCGGACACGCTCCTGGAGACCACCGTTCGGGACGCAAGGCACGCGGAGCTCATCCGCGCGCTCGGCACGCATACGGCGATTGCGGTGCCCCTCGCCGCCCATGGGCGGACTCTCGGGGCGATGACCTTCGGTTCCGCGAAGGCCGGCCGCCGCTATGGCCAGGCGGACGTGACGCTGGCCCAGGAGCTCGCCCGCCGGGCCGCCCTGGCCCTCGACAACGCCCGTCTCTATCGGGAGTCACAGGAGGCCGTCCGGCAGCGCGACGACTTCCTCACCGTTGCCACGCATGAGCTCTACACACCCATGACTGCGCTGAAGCTGTCGGTGCAGGGGCTGGGCAGAGCTGCCGGCGTCGCTTCGCCCGAGGTCGTGGCTCGCACTTCCCGAAGCGCCGAGCGGCACATGCAGAGGCTGACGGGCCTCATCGGCGAGCTGCTCGACGACTCGGCCATCCAGGCGGGAAACCTCCGCCTCCAGTCGGAGGAGGTGGACCTGGCGGCGGTGGCCCGGAAGGTGGCGGGGCGCTTCAGCGAGCAGTTGGCGCGGGCGGGCTGCCCGCTGTCACTCGAGGCCGAGGCACCCGTGGTGGGCCGGTGGGACCGCAAGCGGCTGGAGCAGGTCGTGGTGCACCTGCTCGCCAACGCCCTCAAGTTTGGCGCCGGCAAGCCGATTGAAGTCGTCGTGGAAGCCCGGGAGGGCATCGCGCGGCTGGTGGTGAAGGACTCCGGCATCGGTATCGCCCCGGACCGCTTGCCGCACGTCTTCGAGCGCTTCGAGCGAGCCGTCTCCGTGAAACACTACGGCGGCCTGGGGCTGGGCCTCTACATCGTGCGCGAGGTCGTCTCCGCGCTCGGCGGCACGGTGCGGGCAGAAAGCACGCAGAATGTGGGCTCCACCTTCACGGTGGAGCTGCCCCGTCCTGGACCGCACTGA
- a CDS encoding TonB-dependent receptor plug domain-containing protein, with translation MRSRPPTRNNVAAWSLGAALLACPVVAHAESATQIDDLSLEELLNLEVDTVTRRIQPLLWAPARSVVVTRSQILQRRYVNLRDLLQDMPEVDVFTNYSSVTRSAVSVRGLVGNNRFLVLVDGVRINAMTGDEAPVEDNYPLFDTERVEVIYGPASALYGADALVGVINIVSRREEASNGVGASVSYGSADTRYGAAKAFTKIGEHVRLSLAAHKHDSDAPNLASAYREDFQGIGELRDPFSGNVLASIPNNRFSNKVSSYSISARLTLDKELTAGYDVRQFTQLTSVGVRPEFTVYGAEAPHRWQTFYLTYRKEFLPKLESSSEINYAIFTKPPSFSYNNAYSGGLPQYKYSRNTSFSVREQLAYPLTPDIDVVAGVSWAYIHALPETGALSTPFDEDLPSGAQGQTIFGTSIPFPNYELNYQTLGSYLQTQAQLTSSLAVTAGMRFDHDTRYGNTFNPRAGVVYQFTSGNTAKLLYGEAFLAPPPAYQYAFWGSFAGNDASTGRPFAYWFHVPNPDLDPMKARTLEFDYSLLMAKDLLVELDGYFSAVNGITVARTVESSTEFAGADVLSYEEFRSEGRARLYGGSVSLRYRVQLGATEIEPWGSFSLSQGRTFDKPEDGWTEMSFNAPYKVKGGITLKRGAFSFTPRFRWASRSTQTLRNPAEPSHRLTAPAYAVVDAALRADDLFVDGLSLALDVRNLLDARYYMPGAGGPLEFLNTPQDPRTAMLELSFNYD, from the coding sequence ATGCGTTCTCGTCCCCCCACCCGGAACAACGTCGCTGCCTGGTCCCTGGGAGCCGCGCTGCTCGCCTGCCCGGTGGTCGCTCATGCGGAGTCGGCAACCCAGATTGACGACCTCTCGCTCGAGGAACTCCTCAACCTCGAGGTGGACACCGTCACGCGCCGCATCCAGCCGCTGCTCTGGGCTCCGGCGCGCTCGGTCGTCGTCACACGCAGCCAGATTCTGCAGCGCCGCTACGTCAACCTGCGAGACCTCCTGCAGGACATGCCGGAGGTGGATGTCTTCACCAACTACTCATCGGTGACCCGGAGCGCGGTCTCCGTCCGCGGCCTGGTGGGGAACAATCGTTTCCTGGTCCTGGTCGACGGCGTCCGAATCAACGCGATGACGGGCGACGAGGCCCCCGTCGAGGACAACTACCCGCTCTTCGACACCGAGCGCGTGGAGGTCATCTACGGTCCTGCGTCCGCGCTGTACGGCGCCGACGCGCTGGTCGGCGTCATCAACATCGTCAGCAGGCGAGAGGAAGCCAGCAACGGCGTCGGGGCCTCGGTCTCGTACGGGAGCGCCGACACGCGCTACGGCGCCGCCAAGGCGTTCACGAAGATTGGCGAGCACGTCCGGCTGAGCCTCGCGGCCCACAAACACGACTCGGATGCCCCGAACCTCGCGAGTGCCTATCGGGAAGACTTCCAGGGCATCGGCGAGCTGCGGGACCCCTTCTCCGGAAACGTCCTGGCTTCGATTCCGAACAACCGCTTCAGCAACAAGGTGTCGAGCTACTCCATCTCCGCCCGGCTGACGCTGGATAAGGAGCTGACGGCCGGCTACGACGTGCGGCAGTTCACCCAGCTCACGTCCGTGGGCGTGAGACCGGAGTTCACCGTCTACGGCGCGGAGGCCCCGCACCGGTGGCAGACCTTCTATCTGACCTATCGCAAGGAGTTCCTCCCGAAGCTCGAGTCCAGCTCGGAGATCAACTACGCCATCTTCACCAAGCCACCGTCGTTCTCGTACAACAACGCGTACTCGGGGGGGCTGCCGCAGTACAAGTATTCGAGGAACACGTCCTTCAGCGTCAGGGAACAACTGGCCTACCCACTGACCCCCGACATCGACGTCGTGGCGGGAGTGTCCTGGGCCTACATCCACGCGCTTCCCGAGACGGGCGCCCTCTCCACCCCGTTCGACGAGGACCTGCCCTCGGGGGCGCAGGGGCAGACCATCTTCGGAACGTCCATCCCCTTCCCGAACTACGAGCTCAACTATCAGACGCTCGGCAGCTACCTGCAGACCCAGGCACAGCTCACGAGCAGCCTGGCCGTCACGGCGGGCATGCGCTTCGACCACGACACCCGGTATGGCAACACCTTCAACCCGCGCGCGGGGGTCGTCTACCAGTTCACGTCGGGAAACACCGCGAAGCTGCTCTACGGCGAGGCCTTCCTCGCGCCGCCGCCAGCGTACCAATACGCCTTCTGGGGCTCGTTCGCGGGAAACGATGCCAGCACCGGCCGGCCCTTCGCCTACTGGTTCCATGTCCCCAACCCCGACCTGGACCCCATGAAGGCGCGCACGCTGGAGTTCGACTACTCGCTGCTGATGGCCAAGGACCTGCTCGTCGAGCTCGATGGCTACTTCAGCGCAGTGAATGGAATCACCGTCGCGCGCACGGTCGAAAGCTCCACCGAGTTCGCGGGTGCGGACGTCCTGTCCTACGAGGAGTTCCGGAGCGAGGGCCGGGCCAGGCTCTACGGCGGAAGCGTTTCGCTCCGCTACCGGGTGCAGTTGGGGGCCACGGAAATCGAGCCGTGGGGTTCCTTCAGCCTCTCCCAGGGAAGGACCTTCGACAAGCCCGAGGATGGATGGACCGAGATGTCCTTCAACGCGCCCTACAAGGTGAAGGGAGGCATCACCCTGAAGCGCGGCGCCTTCAGCTTCACCCCTCGGTTTCGCTGGGCCTCGCGGTCCACCCAGACCCTGCGCAACCCGGCGGAGCCCTCCCACCGGCTGACAGCGCCCGCCTACGCGGTCGTCGATGCCGCGCTTCGAGCGGATGACCTCTTCGTCGACGGGCTCTCCCTGGCCCTGGACGTCCGCAACCTGCTGGATGCCAGGTATTACATGCCGGGTGCCGGCGGCCCGCTGGAGTTCCTCAACACCCCCCAGGACCCGCGCACGGCGATGCTGGAGTTGTCATTCAACTATGACTAG